AAGGCATGCAAGTGCTGGCAACCCACCTTTCTTCCCGCGCGGTCGATTTCCGCGAGGTGGATTACACCCGCCCAACCTGCGTGCTACTCGGCCAGGAAAAAACGGGGATGACCGATGAAGCACTAGCGCTGGCCGATCAGGACATTATCATTCCGATGATCGGTATGGTGCAATCACTCAACGTTTCCGTGGCTTCGGCCTTGATCATGTATGAAGCGCAGCGCCAGCGGCAAAACGCTGGCCTGTACCACCGCGATCGCAGCATGCTGGACGAAGAAGAACAGCAGCGCTTGCTATTTGAAGGCGGCTATCCCGTGCTGGCCAACGTAGCCAAACGCAAAGGGTTGCCGAGACCGCATATTGATGACCGGGGCCAGGTGGTTGCTGAGACCGAATGGTGGGCGGCCATGCAAGCAACGGTGCGTCAATGAAAGGCCGCCTACTGAATGCTGTACCGCTCACCACGCTTTCTGGGATTGGTGCCAGCCAGGCGGGCAAACTAGCCAAAATCGGCTTGGAAACCATTCAGGATCTACTGTTTCACCTGCCGCTGCGCTACGAAGATCGCACTCGGCTTTACCCGATAAACGACCTGCTGCCAGGCATCTACGCCACGGTAGAAGGGGAAATACTGCGCAGCGACACCAGCTTTGGCCGTCGGCGCATGCTGACCTGCCAAATCAGTGATGGCACGGGCATTCTTACCCTGCGCTTTTTCAATTTCAACGCGGCGATGAAAAATAGCCTGGCCATCGGCCGCCGTGTGACCGCCTACGGTGAGATAAAACGCGGCAATCACGGCGCGGAGAGCATCCATCCGGAATACCGCATTCAGGGAGAAAGCAACGAAATTGATTTGCAGGCATCACTGACCCCAGTCTACCCGACTACCGAAGGCATCAGGCAAGCCATGCTGCGCAAGCTGACCGATCAGGCACTGGAACTGCTGGATACCTGTACCATCACCGAACTGCTGCCACCAGAGGTAAGAGGTGAGCTAATGAGCTTACCGCAAGCACTGCACACCCTGCACCGCCCACCGCCAGCTATCCAGCTAACAGATCTGGAACAGGGCAAGCATCCCGCGCAAAGACGCCTGATCCTCGAAGAACTGCTGGCACACAATCTCAGCATGCTGACAGTGCGTGCCGGTGCGCAAAGTTATCAGGCGTTGCCATTGCTGCCGGATAACCGATTAAAAAAACCCTTCCTTGCCCAGTTGCCATTCTCACCGACCAGCGCGCAGGAACGGGTAGTAGCCGATATCGAAGCCGATATGCAAAAGACCTTTCCGATGATGCGACTGGTGCAAGGTGACGTTGGCTCCGGCAAAACGCTGGTGGCGGCGCTGGCAGCCTTGCGCGCCATCGCACACGGCAAGCAGGTGGCGCTGATGGCACCGACCGAGTTGCTGGCCGAGCAGCACGCCACCAATTTCCGCCAGTGGTTCGAGCCGTTGGGCCTGGAAGTCGGCTGGCTGGCTGGCAAACAGAAAGGCAAAGCACGCATCGCACAACAGGAAGCCATCGCCAGCGGCCAAGTGTCGATGGTGGTCGGCACACACGCTATTTTCCAGGAACAGGTGCAGTTCAACGGCCTGGCTCTGATCATCATCGATGAACAACACCGCTTTGGCGTGCATCAGCGGCTGGCACTGTGGGAAAAGGGCGAAGATCAAGGCTTCCACGCCCACCAGTTGATCATGACCGCCACGCCGATCCCGCGCACGCTGGCGATGACTGCCTATGCCGATCTTGATACCTCAGTCATCAATGAGTTGCCACCGGGCAGGACGCCGGTCACCACCGTCGCGATTCCCGATACCCGGCGCGCCGACATTATCCAGAGGGTGAAAAACGCCTGCATGGAAGAAGGCCGACAGGCTTATTGGGTCTGTACGCTGATCGAAGGATCCGAATTGCTTGAAGCGCAGGCGGCGGAAGTCACTTGGCAAGAGTTGAAAGCCGCGCTGCCTGAACTGAAAGTAGCGCTGGTGCATGGCCGCATGAAAGCACAGGAAAAACAGGCGGTGATGCAGTCTTTTAAACAGGGCGAGCTACAGCTTTTGGTCGCTACCACAGTGATCGAAGTCGGCGTCGATGTGCCGAACGCCAGCTTGATGATCATTGAGAACCCGGAACGGCTGGGGCTGGCGCAGTTGCACCAGTTGCGCGGCCGTGTAGGACGTGGCGCTGTGGCCTCACACTGCGTACTGCTGTACAAGACGCCGCTGAGTAAAATGGCGCAAAAGCGCTTGCAAGTATTGCGCGATAGCAACGATGGCTTTGTGATCGCCCAATGTGATCTGGAAATTCGCGGCCCCGGCGAGCTACTCGGCACCCGTCAGACCGGCAGCACCGAATTCAAAGTGGCGGATTTGCTGCGTGACCAGGCAATGATCCCGGAAGTGCAACGCATCGCTCGCCATATCCATCAGCAGCACCCTGAACTCGCCCGTGCGCTAATCGAGCGCTGGCTACCAGAAAAGGTGCGCTATTCTAACGCATAAAAAGATCCTCAGCAGACAAGACAAGAAAAAGGAAATTAAAATGCAACTTCTACCCCCAAGGCGTTGCAGAATATTTAGAACCTATCCCATAAGGCTATTTTATTCGTCATTTTGGCCCTGGACAGTGCTCACCCTCCTCACGTACCCCCTGTACGCGCCGGTTGTTGCGCACTGTCCCTGTGAAAACGGGCGGCAACAATGTACGCTGACTGGGATAGGCTGTTAGGCGCAACCGTTTGCTTTTACACAGCGGTTCATTAAAATACCCTCTTTGACGTTCAGGAAACGCTACACCATGACCTTGCCATCTTCCGAGCTTGATGCTGCGCAAAAAGACGCCGCTCCCCCTCGTACCAGTGAACTGATTTATCGCCTGGAAGATCGCCCACCACTGCCGCAAACGCTGTTTGCCGCCGGTCAGCATCTGTTAGCGATGTTTGTGGCGGTGATCACCCCGGCTCTGCTGATCTGCCAAGCGCTGGGTTTACCGGCGCAGGATACTCAGCACATCATCAGCATGTCGCTGTTTGCTTCCGGTCTGGCGTCTATACTGCAAATCAAAACCTGGGGGCCGGTGGGTTCCGGTCTGCTATCGATTCAAGGCACCAGCTTTAACTTTGTTTCGCCGCTGATCATGGGTGGCCTGGCGTTGAAAAACGGCGGTGCAGAGGTGCCGACCATGATGGCCGCGCTGTTCGGCACGCTGGTGGTCGCCTCCTGCACCGAGATCCTACTGTCAAGGGTGCTGTATCTGGCACGCCGCATCATTACTCCATTGGTCTCCGGCATCGTGGTAATGATTATCGGCCTGTCGTTGATTCAAGTAGGGCTGACCTCCATCGGTGGCGGCTATGCCGCAATGAACAATCACAGTTTCGGCGCGCCGAAAAACCTGCTGCTGGCCGGTGCGGTGTTGGTGGTGATTATCTTGCTAAACAGGCAGCGCAATCCCTACCTGCGCGTTGCCTCGCTGGTGATCGCCATGGTGGTCGGCTACCTGCTGGCTTGGGCGATGGACATGCTACCCGCCAGTGAACGGGTGTCCCAGACGGCAACCATCACCCTGCCAACACCGCTTTACTATGGCCTGGGTTTTGACTGGAACTTGCTGCTGCCGCTGATGCTGATCTTTATGGTTACTTCGCTAGAAACCATCGGCGACATCACTGCCACCTCCGATGTCTCCGAACAGCCAGTCAGTGGCCCGCTGTATATGAAGCGTCTAAAAGGCGGTGTGCTTGCCAACGGCCTGAATTCTATGTTATCGGCGGTGTTCAACACCTTCCCCAACTCTTGTTTCGGCCAGAACAATGGGGTGATCCAACTGACCGGCGTTGCCAGCCGCTACGTTGGCTTTGTGGTGGCGCTGATGCTGATGGCATTAGGGCTGTTCCCGGCAGTAGCGGGTTGCGTCCAGCATATTCCTGAACCCGTGCTCGGCGGTGCTACCATCGTGATGTTCGGCACCATCGCCGCCTCCGGTGTACGTATTGTGTCACGCGAACGCCTGAACCGCCGTGCCATCATGATCATGGCGCTGTCGCTGGCCGTTGGCATGGGCGTATCCCAGCAACCGTTGATCTTGCAATTCGCGCCGGACTGGCTGAAAACTTTGCTGTCTTCCGGCATTGCCGCCGGCGGCATTACCGCCATCGTGCTAAACCTGGTGTTTCCGCACGAGCACAAAAACCCCGATTTTGATTAAACGGCCGCTCACGACCATTTTCTTATTTTTTATCAGATCATTGCCCTTGAGCTGCCCGACCAATTGCGGCATAAACAGGGTATCTTTTTGACCGCTACGGGTATAGGCAATGAAGTTTATCAGGAAATTGTTGTTGACGTTGCTGCTGCTCGCGCTGCTGGCCATCATGCTGCTGTTCATGGTTGGGCAAACCCGCTGGGCGGCAGGCTGTCTGAGCAGTTGGATCAGCGACAATAATGAATACCGCTTTTCAGTGGGGAAAATTTCGTACTCGTGGCAGCAACCGGATCAAATTAGGCTGGAGGACGTCCAACTGACGAGGAGCAACCAAGCGTTGGTCGCCAAGCGGATCGATCTTGGCCTCAGCCTGCGCCAGATCACCGAACCGCGCTATTTTCACCACGTCACGCTACACGATGGCACCCTGAACATCCAACCACAGGCGACAGCGCTACCGCTGCAAGCTGATGTGTTACAACTGAGCAACATGGCGCTGCATTCTAGCGATGAGCACTGGCAGCTCAACGCGCAAAAGGTCAATGCCGGCATCACGCCCTGGCAACCTAAGGCCAACCATTTATTTGGGGAGAACAACCAATTTCAATTTAGCGCTGGCTCGGTGACGCTAAACGGCATCCCGGCCTCGCAGGTGTTAATACAGGGTGAACTGAAGCACAACCAGCTCCTGCTAAACAACGTCGGTGCTGATCTGGCACAGGGCAACCTGACCGGAGCCGCCAGCCGCGCCGCCAACGGCAGTTGGCAGGTAGAACGTCTGCGGTTGAGCGGTGTGCGTATGCAAACGCCGCTGACACTGGAACAGTTGATGCAACGCTTCAGTACGTTGCCAACATTCACCCTCAAACACGTTGACCTGATCGATGCACGCTTGGAAGGTAAGGAATGGGCGTTCAATAACGTCGACCTTTCGCTACAAAATATCAGCTTTGGACAGGGCGACTGGCGCAGCCAGGACGGTTCGCTGAACTTCAATGCCAGCGATATGATCAACGGCGATTTCCACCTAATCGATCCCATCATGACTCTGCGGCTGTCATCTGCTGGCATCGCTATCCAACAATTCATCACCCGCTGGGAAGGGGGCCTGCTACGTACTTCCGGCCACTGGCTGCGCGCTACCAAGCGTTTGCAACTGGATGAAGTGACCATGGCGGCGTTGGAATACACCTTACCCATCAACTGGCGCGAATTGTGGCTGCAACCGTTGCCAGCATGGCTGGCGGAGGTTTATGTCAACAAGCTGACCACCAACCGCAACCTGATCATCGATATCAATCCTCATTTCCCATTCCAGATCACTGCGCTGGATGGCTACGGCGGTCACTTACTGTTGGCATGCGATCATCAGTGGGGCATTTGGGGTGGCGCGCTGAACCTGAACGGTAGCGAGGCCACCTTCAACAAAGTCGACGTGCGTCACCCTTCGCTGGCGTTGAACGCCGACACTGGGCAGATCAACGTCACCGAGCTTAGTGCCTTCATGGTGCCGCAAGGATTGTTGGAGGCCGAGGCCACGGTAGATCAGCGGCCGGGCAAGCCGTTTCAGTTATCGCTGAACGGCCGCTCGGTGCCGATGAATATTTTGCAACAGTGGGGATGGCAGCCGGTGCCGCTGACCGGTGACGGCAACCTGCAACTGCGGCTGAAAGGGTTATTGAACAGCGAGCAGCCATTTAAAAGCTCACTGCAAGGTACACTGATGGTCACCGCCAGCGACGGCCAAACGGTCAATCAGCCATTGCCGTAGCGCAGAAACGATTCTCCGCCGGTGACACCAGGTAAGTACCTTCAAATAGCGCGCCTTTGTCATCGTCACCGAACAAATGCACTTCGGCTTGCACGCGAGCGCGGTGGCCGCGCGCCAGGCGAGCCAGATCGCCACTCAACCAGCCAAGATCCGCCACCGCCCGTGGTCGCCCAGTGATTGGTTTGCTGTAGCGGATATGCGCATCCGCCAGAATAATGGTACCGCCCAGATGGCGTTCGCGCAGCAGCAGCCAGATCAGCCCCCAGGCGGTCAAAGTGGCCAACGAGAACAAGCTGCCAGCGAACAGTGTATGGTGTGGGTTCTGGTTGCCAATCTCCGGCATGGTGGTAACAAAGCGCTGGCCGGTGTACTGGTTGATGCGCACACCCATCTTTTCACTCAACGGAATGTGATCATACCAAGCCTGCTGCAACTGGCCGCACCAGTCGGGGCGGTGCAGTATATCGTCCAGCGTCGCCACCGGTTTGATCATCAGAAAGTGGCGGATCGGGGTAGCCTGTAAAGTGGTGATATCACCCTGATTGACGAAGCCCAGCTTGGCGAAAAAGTCCACTGCGTCCTCGCGGGCGCTACACACCACCCGCTTTACGCCTTCCTGACGTGCAACCGACTCCAAGGTCATCGCCATCAGCGTACCCAGGCCTTTATTTTGCACTGTTGGGTTTACCGCCAGAAAGCGGATCGCCGCTTCGTTATCGGCATTGATAGACAACCGCCCGATAGCGACAATTTTCCCGCCCTCGTCCACCACCATTCGGTGATGTGCCATGGCGTCATAGGCATCTTTTTCCGACCCCACCGGCTGGTGTAGCGGTTTGCGCAGCATTTCCCAGCGAAATTGGTAATATTCCTTCAGTTCTTGTTCTGTTACTGGAACTCGTAGGTGATACATAGACGCTTTCTCTCTCTGAATGCTTAGACCTGTAGCCAGAATGTCACTGGCCCATCGTTCACCAACGCCACTTGCATGTCGGCGGCGAACACGCCGGTCTGGATCTCTATACCGTGTTCGCGGCACTGACCAACAAAATGCTGATACAAGCTTGCGGCTTCCAGCGGCACCGCACCGCGTGAGAAACTGGGCCTCATGCCTTTCTGGGTATCCGCCACCAGAGTAAACTGCGACACCACCAGCACGCTACCCCCCGCCTGCTGCACGTTGAGGTTCATCTTGTCGTTCTCATCGCCGAAAATGCGATAACCTAACACCCGTTCGCACAGGCGGTCTGCTTTTTGTTCGTTATCGCCTTGCTCCACGCCCAGCAACACGAGCAACCCGGAACCTATCTTGCCGACCGTCTCACCCTTAACCACCACGCTGGCGCTTAACACCCGCTGAATTAACGCGATCATATATTCCTGCCCTTCTTGTTGCCGCTGCTGTTTTTCCGCCTCTTGCGGTTCACGATATTCCTCGCAGGAGTCGGTGATTTCCGCGCCGAGTAACACGATACACCAGCAAACAACACCAACACCACCATGACTAGCGGTAGTAGTAACCCCTGGGCGAGGTGGCTCGCCTGCGCCCAACAAAATGACCCTTTTATTTTGATGATTTATTTTATAGAAAGCTCAATACGTTGAAGTGCTATTCCTAATTCTCGGCTATCCGATGCCCCTAACAGTTTTTCCGGTGATATCGCTTCAGGAACAGTGAGGGTGATTTCTTGGCGTCCACTAGCGTTACCCAAAGGGATCGCGATCTCATTAAGGTCGGTAGAGGAAAAGCGTACATTCTGGTTCCAGCCAGAAACACTAAAATGAACCCTAACCGATCTGGCAGGAGATGCACCAAAAACAGTAAACTTGAGAACAGCATAGCAATGCTGTGAAACACATTCTTCTGGAACTGGCAGCATTAACTTTGCGTGGGATTGCGACCAAATTAGATTTTCCTCCACGTTATGCCAACCTTGAGTAAAAAGGACAACGTTGTCTTTGAAACGAGATCCCACTTCTATAGGGTAGTCAATTTGGCTCAGCAAAAAAGTTAACAACGGTTCACTACCAGTAAATTCGGGGCGAAGTTTTACAATCGCAAAAAGGGTGTTATCTACAACATCCAGGTAAGGTAATGCAGCCAGGGAATGAATTGTCGAGGCTAGTTCCGACTTACGCTGAGATAGACATAGGGAGTCTGATGATAATTTCATTGGATCCTCAGCATCCTGGCGACATGGCCATCGATGCGCAGACCACAACAAATGAACATAGGGGATGACAACCACATCCACCGAATTATCTAAGAACATTTTAGTTAGCGCCGGGATTTTATCCGCATTTAATACCCCGTCATTAAACGACTGCATACCCGTTGGCCAAAACCTCTGGGCTTCTACAAGATTTTTATCCCCACCAATATTAAATGTTCTAAAATCCCCGATGGATGCTAAATAATTTACAAGAAAGTCGTTTCCCCAAGGGATAAAGGCGACCTTTTCAGCCCCATTTATTTTTTGACGTAATGGGAATGCGATCTCATCATCAATCTTATGGAACATTTTACGAGCAATCACTCCCCTTTGCCATTGATTGGCTAAGTTAGGAATATTAAGTAAAAGTAAGAAAAACAAAATACTTCCTGATATTACCTGATATTTTTTCTCTACTTGTGAAACCCACACTATGACTAACATCCATAAAGCGAAGATCCCAAGAGCAGACCAACGATAGGATGCTCTCATCACATTGAACCCAGGAATTGATTCTGAAACCCAAGCATTTCCAGTCGGCAATATTGCTAACTCCGCAGGCATAAGTGCACTTTGTTGGTGAGGTGAGTTAATCTGCATTTGCTCAGGTTTTATTGAGTTTATCTTTAAAGAGGGACCCAATGCCATGTAAAACCCTAGAGTGGCAACCAATAGTATGCCTGTTGACAAATAATTTCTCTTTTTAGTCTTATACCAAGAAAATAAACCTATAATAATGATTGGTAATGAAAATGTCGTTACCCAAACAGAATAATCACCAAAATAGATACTATCTGATCTATTTATACTTAACCCGAGAAAATCAGGTAGCCATAAGACTGTTTTTGTTGGTTGAACAATAAATGATAAGTCAAGTCCCCAACCTCTAAAAAAATCCATGCTGTATGACTCAAAATTCGATTTTCCAATGTATTTTGCGAATAAAAAGTACGCTATAAGAAAGCTAATTACATGAACTGGTAACACAACTTTCAGTAAACTATGACGGCGCTTAGATGATGCTATAAATACAAAAGAAAAAATAATGCTTGCCCCAGTTGCAAACATCATAAACGTATAACCGTCCATGAACACGGATATAACGACGGTAATAAAATAAAGAATCACTGAAATAAAATTTTTTTTTGTGGGATTGCTCTCAATATTTAAAATGTTGAATACCGCTAAGAAATAAAAAGATAATAATGCGATCCCCAGAGAAAGCATGCTATATCCAGCATGTGCCCAAATAATGGGCATACTCATCCAGAGTAAGCCACTAAGAATAGCCAGACGACGGTGTGCACCAAACATGTCACTGATTTTAATCGCAGAGAAAAATGCTACCATCAACCAAAATGCGCTCATGCAAGAATAAGCATCAAAAGGAGCCATACCGAACCGGATAAAGAGGCTTTCTAACCAGGCTCCTGATAATCCAAATGCGATCGCAGCAGGTTGAGGAATACCAAAATCATGAGCAAAAATGTTATACCAAGAACCATTTGCAATGGATCGAGCAAATCCAGAAGTCCATATTGCCTGCCCCAATGTAGGTATCGTTACAAAAGGTATCGCACCATTCAAGAAAAGCATAAAAAAGAGAGATGTTATTAATAAAATGTAATCTTGTAAGTGCCATTGCTGTCTTTTATTCATTTTTTATCTCTTTTTTTATCATTAAAAAAAATGAAGAGAGACTGAAAAATAATAAGTCTCCTGCAAAGGTTAATATCCTACCCAGAACAACTGCCATAAGTAAATCTTCATCATTGACCAATCCTTTAAGTAAAAAAAGTAAAATCAATTCACGTACACCGACACCTGCAGGTGCCCCTGGAGTTACCAACCCCACTAACCAGGCAACTACGTATGCACTGCATATAAATATCCACGCTTGTAGATGCTCCCCCCCTTCATTCTGAACAAGCGCTCCCAGAAGAATAACGAATATTCCACCAGAAATAAGAAGAAATGAGATTTGATATATGAACGCCAAAAATAGGTGAAAGCTAAAAAATCTATATAGAATGTATCCTAACCCAACTATCGTTAGCAGTATTAAAGCAATACTTGTAGGCAAAGTTACAAAGGGAATTAATAAAGGTAATACTAGCCACGAAAATACCGCACCAGAAACAGATATCAATCCAATTTCCCAACCCGTTGATTTCGCTAAAATACCACCAGAAATACCGGCAGACATCCCCAAGGCTTGCCGTCCCGCAATATGAAAAACGTTACCAGGAACATATTTTGCTAACTGGGATATGCCATAAATTTTAATAGACCAAGCACGACTAACATCAACACCTAAACTTTTCAATATCCTGCGCCAGGCAAAAGCCAGTAGGAAACTGTCAAAACAGTAGAATATGGCAAGACAGGTAACAGCGAGCCAAATATTTAGGCTAATGTAAGAAAGATCACGAACGTGCCAATCTCTATACAATCGTAGGATGACGAAGAAAATACCTATGATTGCCAATCCATTACCCATCCAATGCAGAGTTCGTTTTAAAACAGGGGTTACAGTCATCGAGCAGAGGGCCGACAAAGAAGCATGGTCCATGGTAAAGGACTTCTGACTTTAACAACGTCAAAGTATTTAGAAACCAAGTGGATAAAGCTTGATTTAGACCAATGCTGCAGATGCCCAGGGGTATTGCCCCACTGAGAAAGATATTTACCACGGGCCAGATTAAGCCCACACCAAATAGGCTCTCTTGGCACACTGATAATTAAACTTTGCCCTACGACACGTTGAAGAGCGGCCAAAGCAGCCTCTGGATGCTCTAAGTGTTCAAGTACTTCACAACAAACTATTAAATCCGCTGTATCGCGTGCTTGATCCAGTTCATAAATACTACAAACATTAAATTTTTCCGGGGATACTTCGCAAGCAATAGCATTTTCTTTCGCAATATCAATACAGTGACTAGAGAAATCGCACCCCCTGGCATTGAATCCTAACTTGTTCCATTGTAGAACCCAGTATCCTTCCCCACACCCTACTTCATGGATCGACAAAGGCGATGATTCTAGGACGAGATCTGATAGGGCAGATTTAAACCCCTTCATCATCTTCTTAACAATAGGGTTTTTTGAGCCATATTTGTCGTAAGAATTTCCTACAACAACGCCATTTTCTTCGACACCGCCAGAAATCTTCATGCTCACTAGATAACCCTTAGTTGATCTGCAAACTTAGATTTTAATCATCACTTCGGTTGCAATCATATTTTGCCAAATTTAAAACCCGTAAACGAATATCCTCTAAAATTTTACGATTTGCTGATAAGAGATCCGCGACAAAAGCAATAAGTATTGTTTGTAACCCCATTCCCAGTAGCACTGAAGCAAGTATAAGTGATTGAATATGACCAGAACCTTCACCACTAATAAATGCATATAGAAACCGTAGCCCTAATAAAAAACCTATGCTAAACAAAATAATACCGATATATCCAAAAAATCGAAATGGTCGATAAATAATAAAAATCCTGGCGATAGTAATAATGCTTATCTTAATATAAGAAGGTATACTCTTTATTAGACGAGAAGGTCGAAGATCTTCATTTACACGAACAGGAATAGACGTTATTGTTATGTTTTTCTGCCCAGCCTGAATAATAGTCTCTAATGTGTAGGTATAGTCATTAAATACCATCAATCGTTGAGCAGTGGATCGCGTCATCGCTCTAAAACCACTTGGCGCATCAGGTATATCTGTTTTACTCGCAATTCTAACAACCCAACTGCCTATTTTTTGAAGTAATTTTTTTATTGGAGAAAAATGTTCTATCGTAGATATTGGGCGAGCACCAATCACCATTTCTGCTTGATGCTGTAGAATAGGTTCTACTAGCGCAGGAATATCATCAGCGTTGTACTGATTATCAGCATCAGTATTCACAATAACATCAGCGCCTAGCTCTAAACACGCATCTAGTCCGGTCATAAAGGCTTTAGCAAGCCCTTGATTTCCCGTATGACGCACCACATGATCGACACCACATAATCTTGCAATCTCAGCGGTATTATCTTGACTTCCGTCATCTATAATCAGCCACTCAACAGAGTCAAACCCAGCCATTACTCGTGGTAAATCAGACAATGTCGTAGAAAGGGTTTCTGCTTCATTGAAACAAGGTATTTGAATTATTAGTTTCATTACTTTTTTAATTCTCAATGATTTTATTCATAAATAAAGTTGATGTTTTTTACACCTGCTCAAATAAGCCATGAGAATCATCCTTGCCCCTTGCACCTCTGAGTACTCTCGACAAACCAATGCCAATAAATGTTACAATCAGACAGATCTCATTACAACAATTAAAAAACAAAAAATGTTATTTTAATGTATAGTATTGAAATATATATATATTTTAAATAAATCAATAAGCATTAAGTTCATGTTATATAGGATTTTTCACAACTTTTTATACTCTCATGAAAATCTGTAGGTACAATTTTGCGATCGATGACCCATACAGCTTTGATCCCCAACGCTTGTGCAGCAGCGATACTCTCAGGATAATAATCAAATTATTATTAACATTAGGCGGCG
The sequence above is drawn from the Serratia symbiotica genome and encodes:
- a CDS encoding glycosyltransferase family 2 protein, producing the protein MKLIIQIPCFNEAETLSTTLSDLPRVMAGFDSVEWLIIDDGSQDNTAEIARLCGVDHVVRHTGNQGLAKAFMTGLDACLELGADVIVNTDADNQYNADDIPALVEPILQHQAEMVIGARPISTIEHFSPIKKLLQKIGSWVVRIASKTDIPDAPSGFRAMTRSTAQRLMVFNDYTYTLETIIQAGQKNITITSIPVRVNEDLRPSRLIKSIPSYIKISIITIARIFIIYRPFRFFGYIGIILFSIGFLLGLRFLYAFISGEGSGHIQSLILASVLLGMGLQTILIAFVADLLSANRKILEDIRLRVLNLAKYDCNRSDD